In a genomic window of Cytobacillus sp. FSL H8-0458:
- a CDS encoding CamS family sex pheromone protein: MKKLIMLALSLTLLLAGCAPNFNKQEEVVQEDKNEKDKAIIPNYKISDKYYRTLLPFEPSESRGLVVNNISTKYDINEFETGLMRVAQNTFDTEKYLFQEGQFLKRETVQSWLNRKFTEKQLKEHKMKAEDNIGLNPMIADGGDIDKNNVKSPIYLAHILEHNYLLKNDDGKVGLGGVVIGLAMNSVHYYQKEQYGATFETEIKRDVLEREGKKMAEEVLQRVRQIKGLKDVPVTIALFEQQSRTSVVPGSFFAYAKADKGSNKLGGWEDISEKYVLFPSSTAEKNHRDDLTAFLNFKQDVETYFPNFNGVIGKAFYAQDQLQEINIDIPIQFYGKAEGIGFTQYVTGLVVKHFPEYISVQVNISSVNGPEALVVRKADQSEPFVHIYH, translated from the coding sequence GTGAAAAAACTCATAATGCTTGCTTTATCCCTAACCCTTCTGCTTGCAGGCTGTGCGCCTAATTTTAATAAGCAGGAGGAAGTTGTTCAGGAAGACAAGAACGAAAAGGATAAGGCAATCATTCCGAACTATAAAATTTCAGATAAGTATTATCGAACGCTGCTGCCATTTGAACCAAGTGAGTCCAGAGGTCTTGTGGTCAATAATATAAGCACTAAATATGACATTAATGAATTTGAGACCGGGCTAATGAGGGTTGCTCAAAACACATTCGATACAGAAAAATATTTATTTCAGGAAGGCCAATTTTTAAAAAGGGAAACTGTCCAATCCTGGCTAAACCGAAAGTTTACTGAAAAGCAGCTAAAGGAACACAAAATGAAAGCTGAAGATAACATCGGCTTAAATCCAATGATTGCAGATGGCGGAGATATTGATAAAAATAATGTAAAAAGCCCGATATACCTGGCACATATACTTGAGCACAACTATCTGCTGAAAAACGATGATGGAAAAGTGGGTCTTGGCGGAGTTGTGATAGGTCTTGCAATGAACTCTGTTCATTATTATCAGAAAGAACAATATGGCGCGACTTTTGAAACCGAAATTAAACGGGATGTTCTTGAACGGGAAGGCAAAAAGATGGCTGAAGAAGTCCTTCAGAGAGTACGGCAAATCAAAGGCCTGAAGGATGTGCCGGTAACCATTGCTTTGTTTGAACAGCAATCAAGAACTTCAGTTGTACCGGGAAGCTTCTTTGCATACGCTAAGGCAGACAAAGGAAGCAATAAGCTAGGCGGATGGGAAGATATCAGCGAGAAATATGTCCTTTTTCCTTCAAGCACGGCTGAAAAAAATCATCGAGATGATTTAACGGCGTTTCTTAACTTTAAACAGGATGTGGAAACATACTTCCCTAACTTCAATGGAGTTATCGGAAAAGCTTTTTATGCCCAGGATCAGTTGCAGGAAATCAATATTGATATCCCAATCCAATTCTATGGAAAAGCAGAAGGTATTGGATTTACGCAATACGTGACAGGGCTTGTTGTCAAACACTTCCCTGAATACATCTCAGTCCAGGTAAATATCTCATCAGTCAACGGCCCGGAAGCGCTTGTAGTCCGGAAAGCAGACCAAAGCGAGCCTTTTGTCCATATCTATCATTAG
- the ligA gene encoding NAD-dependent DNA ligase LigA: MDLQLAEKKVKDLHNLLNQYNYEYYVLDQPSVPDAEYDRLMRDLIELEEQFPGLKTEDSPTQRVGGEILDMFEKVEHQSQMLSLGNAFNEQDLRDFDRRVRQGAGENVSYVCELKIDGLAVSLRYEDGLFILGATRGDGSIGENITANLKTIRSIPLRLKENVTMEVRGEAFMPRRSFEKLNKAKEENGEEPFANPRNAAAGSLRQLDPRLAAKRNLDIFVYGIADAGNTGIESHSEGLDFLDSLGFKTNKERKRCESIEEVIEYVQGWTDKRPNLSYDIDGIVIKVDSLEEQEQLGATAKSPRWAIAYKFPAEEVVTTLRDIELSVGRTGVVTPTALLEPVRVAGTTVQRASLHNEDLIREKDIKIGDQVVVKKAGDIIPEVVNVLADRRTGEEQDFNMPTHCPECESELVRLDGEVALRCINPKCPAQIREGLIHFVSRNAMNIDGLGEKVISQLFAENLIKDVADIYKLTYEQLIQLERMGEKSVNNLLQAIENSKGNSLEKLLFGLGIRHVGAKAAKTLAQEFSHMEALEKASREDLTAINEIGEKMADSIVSFFEQEEAHELIAELKSAGVNMAYNGPKPVSAESSDSFFAGKTVVLTGKLEIMSRNEAKDKIEALGGKVSGSVSKKTDVVIAGEDAGSKLTKAQELGVEVWNEERLVEELNK; this comes from the coding sequence ATGGACCTTCAATTGGCAGAAAAAAAGGTGAAAGATCTGCACAACCTTTTGAATCAGTATAATTATGAGTATTATGTTCTTGATCAGCCTTCTGTTCCAGATGCTGAATACGATAGGCTGATGAGAGACCTTATTGAGCTTGAAGAACAATTCCCTGGGCTGAAAACAGAGGATTCTCCCACACAGAGGGTTGGAGGGGAAATCCTTGATATGTTTGAAAAAGTGGAGCATCAGTCGCAGATGCTCAGTTTGGGAAATGCCTTCAACGAACAGGATTTAAGAGACTTTGACCGCCGTGTCCGCCAGGGTGCCGGAGAAAATGTTTCTTATGTATGTGAATTGAAAATTGATGGGCTGGCTGTCTCCCTCCGCTATGAGGATGGTTTATTTATTCTCGGTGCCACACGCGGCGACGGATCCATTGGCGAAAATATTACTGCTAATCTAAAGACAATCCGTTCGATTCCTCTCCGGCTGAAAGAGAACGTCACAATGGAAGTCCGCGGTGAGGCCTTCATGCCCAGACGTTCTTTTGAGAAATTGAATAAAGCAAAAGAAGAGAATGGGGAGGAGCCGTTTGCTAATCCAAGAAATGCCGCAGCAGGTTCCTTAAGGCAGCTGGATCCGCGCCTTGCAGCAAAGCGCAATCTCGATATTTTTGTCTATGGCATTGCGGATGCTGGGAATACAGGGATTGAATCTCACAGTGAAGGTCTGGATTTTCTGGATAGCCTGGGATTTAAAACAAATAAAGAACGCAAAAGATGTGAGAGCATTGAGGAAGTAATTGAATATGTACAGGGCTGGACCGACAAACGCCCGAATCTGTCTTATGACATTGATGGTATTGTAATCAAAGTCGATTCACTGGAGGAGCAGGAGCAGCTGGGCGCTACGGCGAAAAGCCCGCGCTGGGCCATAGCTTATAAATTCCCTGCAGAAGAGGTTGTTACCACACTAAGGGATATAGAATTAAGCGTTGGGCGAACGGGCGTAGTTACGCCAACTGCGCTTCTGGAGCCTGTACGTGTTGCCGGGACGACTGTCCAGAGGGCTTCACTTCATAACGAAGATTTGATCCGCGAAAAAGATATTAAGATTGGCGATCAGGTGGTTGTGAAAAAAGCGGGAGACATTATTCCCGAAGTTGTGAATGTACTGGCAGACAGAAGAACGGGTGAGGAGCAGGATTTTAATATGCCGACACATTGTCCGGAATGTGAGAGCGAACTGGTCCGTCTTGATGGTGAAGTGGCTTTGCGCTGCATCAATCCAAAGTGCCCTGCCCAAATCAGGGAAGGCCTTATTCATTTTGTTTCCCGCAACGCCATGAACATTGATGGTCTTGGTGAAAAAGTGATCAGCCAATTATTTGCCGAAAATCTGATTAAAGATGTGGCAGATATCTACAAATTAACGTATGAACAGCTCATCCAGCTCGAACGGATGGGTGAAAAATCGGTAAACAATCTTCTTCAGGCAATTGAAAACTCCAAAGGGAATTCTCTTGAAAAATTGTTATTTGGTTTGGGAATCCGTCATGTGGGAGCAAAAGCAGCCAAAACGCTTGCCCAGGAGTTTAGCCATATGGAGGCACTTGAAAAAGCATCCCGGGAGGATTTAACAGCAATTAATGAAATTGGTGAAAAAATGGCGGACTCCATTGTTTCCTTCTTTGAACAAGAGGAAGCCCATGAACTGATTGCCGAGCTGAAATCAGCCGGAGTCAACATGGCTTATAATGGGCCAAAGCCAGTTTCAGCCGAAAGCTCAGATAGCTTTTTTGCAGGCAAAACGGTAGTTCTGACAGGAAAGCTTGAAATCATGAGCCGAAATGAAGCAAAAGATAAAATAGAGGCGCTTGGCGGAAAAGTATCCGGAAGCGTCAGCAAGAAAACAGATGTTGTGATTGCCGGAGAAGACGCCGGATCCAAACTGACGAAGGCTCAGGAGCTGGGTGTAGAGGTTTGGAACGAGGAGAGACTGGTTGAAGAATTAAATAAGTAA